The Bactrocera dorsalis isolate Fly_Bdor chromosome 2, ASM2337382v1, whole genome shotgun sequence region TGACAATTGAAACCGTGCTTACTTTCATCTTAGACCACgcgaagaaataaatattgatttgtaAATGCTTCGCAACTCGCTACTTGTACGAAAGTGAAAATGGATTTGGCTTGTGTGCACTATAAATAGGTAAGCCCTGTAAAAGGAAAATTTAGATTACCTTTAGAACCATTTTTATTACTTGTGTGTGCACCCATGCGCatataatttacaatatttgtccCTGTGCCtattgaaattattcaaataccGTTATTTGTTACTACTTTTATGACTTTAAGAActgctttcaaataaaaaaaaaaataatttaaaaacgcTTTCTACGTGTTCGCGTGTAATTAGCTACTTAGCTCCATAAAGTTGCCACAATTATCTATTAAGTAAAGTAGTCGAATATTTATTAAGTTCTAATACTGGATCagttgctacatacatatatatgcacggTGCGTTCACTTACTAAACGAGCGCCTACAAAGTACTCGTTGAAGGAACAAAATGGTTCTGAAGCAATTTACAACTACAGGGCAGTGTGAGGAATTTGCTTGACcgctgaaatatttttgattttcgttATATGTAGACGCATTCACACTCCGTCTTACTTGTTTGCGATATTTCTAGCGAAATTTTTGACGACTTCATTTAAACATCCTTCGAACAAatagccaacattaaattttgttttaaaattggtaaaactttgactgaaacgtttcaattgttGAAACAAGTTTTTGGCGTTGATTGCCTATCCCGCAGCAGAGTGCGCGAGtgctttcaacgttttcaaagtgatcgtgaggacataaatgacgatcaacatgtgagccaatcaaaatccgtgatcgcCGAAAATTCTATCGAaaccccgtattcacctgatatggcaccgtgcgacttcttccttttcgaaaaaatgcatttgtccatgaaaggaaagcgtcatgcagacgtagaggccattcaaaaggcttgcgcCGGCATATTGGGGCTATACCGCCCagcgagctaaaacactcgttcgacatgctttggaccgtgcaaaaagctgtatagaagcagaaggagactattttgaatacaaTAAATGGATTGCCTCTTTCCTTTTCTGTTCGCACATACACCTCGCTTCTCTTTTCAACTCACGGTATCGATCctattttatttggattttcaCCCTCTTAATTTAATATACAGAAATTCTTTGTTGGTATATTCTTTCGGTTAAGCAGTGAGTCTTTACACTTACACATTTCGGCCcttatttttcgttttccaaccttttcttgtaaaatagcaaataatctaaaaaagttgaaaagttgCTCAATAGATTTATATTTATCGCACAAAAACTGGAGATATGGCTGCCATGGTTTCAAAATGTGGATCGGATTTTATAACATATCATAGAATGTAAGGTATCTCTTATAacataaattgtttatatcATCAGTTATAGtgtgttatatatatgtaactctCGTTTAAGCTGGCACTTCACCCATTCAAGACTCTGGTGAGTATATCAAGCGCTTCGTTGTAGGCAGCTCTCTTAACACTCGAGTCATAGTTGCCACTagctttcattaatattttcatggcGACATTTAGTTCTGCTATCTTGGACTCACATAGACCCCTTTGCAGAGCTTGTTGGATACGCTTCATCAAAGTACTGATGTCTCTGTCTGCCTCATTTCTCTTCATCTCTTCATATATTTCATCTTGTCTTCTTTCAAACTCCTCTCTCCACTCACTATCGCCTGTGTCAATTAAAGTAAATCATACAGGTATTTGTGATAATATGCTTAAAATTCTTACTCAtggttgttgttttaattttgtccGATTCCGGGTTTTCGCCATTATTTCCACTCGAACTGCCCGCGTTTGATGGTGTACTTGGTTGTGGTGTACTCAGTTGTGGTGTACTCAGTTGTGGTGTACTTGGTTGTGGTGTACTTATTTGTGGTGTACTTAGTTGTGGTGTACTTGGTTGTGGTTTACTTGGATTTGGTACGACCACTTTTGGGCCTGTAGCATCTGAGCCCTCGTTGACAGCAATTGCAGTAGAATTGTTGGCGGCAATTGCAATAGTATCGCCGCTCTCTGCGCTCGGCCAAGATGACAGGATGCAAATGATTGCCATGACAATTGAAACCGTGCTTACTTTCATCTTAGACCACgcgaagaaataaatattgatttgtaAATGCTTCGAAACTCGCTACTTGTACGAAAGTGAAAATGGATTTGGCTTGGGTGCACTATAAATAGGTAAGCCCTGGAAAGGGAAAATTTAGATTACCTTAAGAACgcaacaacatttttatgaCTTGTGTATGCGCCCATGCGCAtgtaatttacaatatttgtacCTGCGCCtattgaaattattcaaatgccGTTATTTATTacgaattttatgattttaagaACTGTGATGCTTGTGACGTGTTCGCGTGTAATAAGCTAACTTAAGCTCCTCAAAGTTGCAACAATAACATATTACGTAAAGTTACTTCCTAGTCGTATATTTATTAAGTTCTAATACTGGATCAgtttctacatatgtacatacatatacatatatgcacggTGTGTTCACTTACTAAACGAGCGTCTACAGAATTCTCGTACCAGTGTAATAAAGTAGTTCCCTTAAGTGTCGAAAATACTGCTGCCgatagcgcatcaattgaggaagacccaaatctgTCTCTCACACACACAATTGTGTAgcgttcttattgaaaaacccggtAGAATAGTGCGTAAATGATCTCCAAAGACAGAAAAAGGATAATTAGCTAAGATATGGGCTAATAGTACGAAAAAGTACCAGCAATTCGTTTATGAGCAAGATAACCTTAGTTAAGACAACACCTAACATAAGATGAATTGTTCAGCTAACATAACATAAATCGCTTTCAATGCCACGCACGTTCCTGCTGGGCTCTTCATGCTAAAATGCTTACTACGTTCATTTGCATATCAATACTCTTATCATTATTATCACCAATAAGAGCGCACAGCAACAGCATAACTCTTTGATAGGTGGCATTCGGAAGGTGATGCGTAAAACACTGAAGTGTTACAGTACTTTCAGAAGTTGTAATTGCAATGATAGAGCTGCTCACAGCAAGATCACGTGAAGAGTAGATCTCATAGCAACAACGATATTTTACCTTTGGTGAAAGAAGCCACAAGTAAGTTGTTGCTGCACCAATATGAAAAGCTGCGGGATATATGCTTGGGCTTTAATAAGGCTTTATTGTACAAAAATGGTTGCAAAaatgttattcaaaatattggcCGTCGCTAGCTACTACTATTGACCATTTTTCTGGCAGCATGCGTATTCCGTGACGAAAGAACTCCTCATCTGTCGAGTCGATCCAAGTATCAATCCAATTTTTGACTTCTTCATGAGAACTGAAGTGTTCGTTAGCTAGACCGTGTGCCATCGATCGGAACAAGTGGTAGTCAGATGAAGTAACGTCTGGAGAATACGACGGATGGGGTAAGATCTCCCATTTCAGcgtctccaaatattttttgagcacCTTTGCGACGTGAGGCCGAGCATTATCATGCTGGAGAATGACTTTATCGTGTCTTTCCTCGTACTGTGGCCGTTTTTCTTTTAGTGCTCGGCTCAAACGCATCAATTTCGTTCGGTACGATTTCCTGTGATGGTTTTACTTGGCTTTAGCAGCTCATAATATATCACCCCCAGTTGGTCTCACCAAATGCAGAGCATGACCTTGACGCCGTGAATGTTCGGTTTGGCCGTCGACGTGGAGGCCCCATGACTTTCTTCGCTTAGAACTATCGTAGTGgacccatttttcgtcgccagttacAATGCGATGTAAAAACCCCTTTCGGTTGTGCCTTTGAAGCAGCTGTTCACATGCAAAGAAGCTCCGTACGACATTTCTTGGTTACAAGTTTCTGAGTTTCCTTGTTTCTGAATCATCTCCATGGCTTTGAGGCGTTTTGATACGGCTTGCTGTGTCACTTGCAACGATTCGGTCAATGAACTCTTGGATTTGAAACGCATCTTAGTCGAGTAATGCTTCCAATTCAGCATCTTCGAAAATCTTCTCCCTTCCACCACCATGCCGGTCTTCGACTTCATAATCACCAGTCTTAAAACGTTGGAACCATTCGCGCTGTGTTCTTTCACTTAGGACAGCCTCACCGTACGTATCCGAAAACATTCGGTGagcctcagccgcacttttcttagAATTGTCAGGAATATCcaaattgtttatttcaaattattatcaaacgaatacaaagtttattttaaaattattattgaacgaataacaaaatgtattcaaaagaaattaaataatttttatacgcCTGCTTGCGACTGCTCCGTTTGCTTGTTCACTAACGAATGCCTCTCACTCGTTAAAACTGTCTGTGacagaattaaaaaagaaaagcaaaatttccgcaaaTGTCGaaaattcggctcaaaaagggacattttcagttgagaataagtttgggatgcaaacagatctctacaaatattttgttgagctaatgttgacacaaatatccaagatcgatataaaacgatttaatcgatttaatcgaccagtgcttgaccctagagacatctattggaaaacggcgtaaggttgtagacctaataaaaAGTCTACAGTTTATTAGGGTACTATATGCGTGCTTTCAAAAGAAcctaattttcaattgaaataaaTCGCAGATTTGCATAAAACTCCCTTGTGTTATAAAAATTGTCGAAGAAAAGGTTAGCGTTTCATGAAATAACCTTAAAAAATTACACGTGTTAAATATAGTGTTACAAATGGAATATTACTTctgatattttaattaatttgttgccAATCATAAAACTGATAAAAAGTTTgtagtatttattaaataaatattattcaaaatacttttataaaagatatattaaaaaaaaaaacaaaaaaatcttaaataatttcaacaacTAGAAACG contains the following coding sequences:
- the LOC125776233 gene encoding nuclear transcription factor Y subunit gamma-like gives rise to the protein MKVSTVSIVMAIICILSSWPSAESGDTIAIAANNSTAIAVNEGSDATGPKVVVPNPSKPQPSTPQLSTPQISTPQPSTPQLSTPQLSTPQPSTPSNAGSSSGNNGENPESDKIKTTTMSDSEWREEFERRQDEIYEEMKRNEADRDISTLMKRIQQALQRGLCESKIAELNVAMKILMKASGNYDSSVKRAAYNEALDILTRVLNG